Sequence from the Fusarium oxysporum Fo47 chromosome VI, complete sequence genome:
GAATCTGCGAGCAAGACTGTACCAAGGGGGCTGGCATGTGTCGAGACACTCGGCATTCCATTCTGGCCGTTCGACACTTTCTTCTGCCAGGACCTGAAGTACATCAGCGTTGGGATTTTTGTGCCCATGTTCTTCATTcccttcctcatcatcgtcattgaTGGGATCATCGTCggcatcttcgtcatctgactcttcttcatcgtcagaACTGTCATCACCGgaatcatcaccatcagGGCTTCCTCCGTTCGAAGCCCctgggttgggttgggttgCCTGACTCTGattgtcgtcgtcgtcatgATGATTGTCGCTATCTTCTGACCCGTCGGATTCGCTACCCGGGTCATCAGATGATGGTGGGGATGGAGGTCCTCTGTGTCCACCgtcatcgccatcaccatTTCTGATGttatcgtcatcgtcatcgtcatcgaaAAATAGACTTCCTTCGACTTCGGGAGTGTGTTGGTCGCCGTCACTGCTTGCCTCTTCGTTATCGACGTCCATAGGGCCACCAGGCCGATATATGATGTGGGAGATTGGCTCCCCATGGGAGTCTAGCCCAAGGGAGATCTCCTCTTGGTCAGGAGCATCGTTGAAATGCCCATCAATGTCTGGATGATAATTATCACCTCCTGTGAGGTCGATAAACTCCGCATCGGAGTCACTGGAGCTCCCGTCTGACATGTTGATGAGGGGTGAACTGCAGGACAGAATAAGAGAGGATATCATATGGATGTAACTTGAGGGTAGGGGAGAAAGGGAACTGAAGGttgtgatgaagatggtagAGATGAAGACAAGGAttgaaggaggaagagcagtCTTTTATAGACAAGACTACAAGGGAGTATGAATCACGGAAGCTTCAGAGGAAATACCGAGTCTTAGAAGAGGTTAGGAGAGggaagcttgagaagttgaagtgCATCGTTGAAGTTGCGGCGTGGCAGAAGTGAGAAGTTGAAATTGTGGATGaaggagagaaggagatcTTGAAATTTTTATATGAAGGTCAAGAGAGAAAGGAAGGAAGAAACGCAATAAGGAAttaaaaggaaaagagaagtGAGAGGGGAGTTTTGCGGTAGGGAGAGGCAGAGGTGTTGAGGTGCCGTTCAGATGATAGAGGTGGAGTTGAAAGGGGGCTAACTTGTGATCCTTCATATAAGTCGGCAAATTCGAAGAGACGAAAGCCAAGCCAAAGCTCTGCGCAACGGACGAAAAAGGGACGCTCACGATGAAATCAGATACCCCAATGCCGCACGCTTCATTGCAGCAACTAATATACTTAACTGAAACTCGCTGCTGCTAACTCGACACTTCTTACGAATTCGGCACGTCAGGGAAATATCATTACTTTTCACCCAGCATGGCTTTGAAAAGACTGATTAAATAGTATCTCATTTTGGGTATCAACTGATTCGACCCAAGGTCTATTCAATACATAGCGTATACCAAAGTGTTTATAACCTGCCATCACCTTTCATCAACTAATTGGATGTCACAAGCAGAACAGACATACCCTGACAGAATGATAGACATCGATAAAGTCCCAACGTTTCTCTTACAGTACTGCGTGCCTCTATTACTGTAGTCTATGCGAACAACTTCGACAGGGTAAGGAAGTAAGAATTCAACATCACAACTTGAATTGATGTGGCGCCGAGATGAGAGAAGGATGGCCGGTCTTGTAGAGTTTTGAAAGACTTGTATCAAATCTGGAAGAGTTTATACAGGTTCAAGaagtaatttatatttcCTTTTTACTATTTTGtatgtttttcttttttttaccAGCGTTTATATAAGCATCATGATGATAATCCTAAAACCGCCCATTTCTTCTGTTCCACACCAACTGCGGCTAGGGTCCCTCGGGAGCGTGACGTATGCGTTTCCTATTGGGGCCAGCGGGTGTAAAAGACGCTCTGACACCCTGTGTAAGCCAAATTTCAGCCACAGTTGACGAAGGTTATTGGAGTGTTGAAGAGTCCTCAACAGAAGAACAAATGGGGGAATAATACCTCAAAATGGAATAAAAAGGAAGATTCAAAGTATATACACGCAAAGTTCTGACAGCATCAACTCAAATACGCATACGCAAACCCCAAGAACCCCGCAAATCTTGGCACTGCTTGTATAGGCTCATCTGAGCTGGTGAGTGAAAATGGATACGTAATCAGCTTGCAGAGCCACAATGTGCCAGGCCATGCCAGTCCATTAGGCCTTGGTTCCATGCTCGCCGCTCCCAATCCGCATGAGAGCGCCAATTCATTCATCGTCCTGCACTCACTCTTTTCCCTCTACAGCTCTGCGAGTCGCGCAAAGAGCAGTGCAATTTTGTCCCTCTAACCGCTACCGTGCTCTACTCCTAAACGGCAGAATCAGAATTCTCCTCAATTTTGAATTCGCCGCCTCCCAAACTTTGTCACTTCGCCTCCCTCCTACTACTCGCTCCTCATCTTATAACGTCGTGTCCGATCGGTCTCCCCGACCTCTTGAAATCCAGACCTAATCACCCCACGATTGTGTTCTCCAACCACCCTCCACAGACGATCCTCCTCTCGATCGCCAAATTTCAGACAAACGGCGACtgattcttgttcttctggCTGAGACTTGTCGCAAAGGCTACGCAATTATCAGAGCGGATATCTCGTGATCCTCGGACCTTGCTCAACCCCCTCAAACCCCCCTCCCTGCACTACTTCCGTGGACTCCGTCTCACTGGCGCGTGTCGGATTTGTGTCGCAGAGGTTGTCGCTTGTAAAGCTTGATCAGGCCAATCCTTTTTCCGAGCTTCATCGAATCACACGGGGAAATCCTACCTCGGCCGATCCATTGGCGCTCACAACGCATCCAGTTCACCAAAGAAATTATACAGTCAACATCACAAATCGCCCATCATGTCGAAGGTAATGCGAAGTGTCAAAAATGTGACCAAGGGTTACTCTAGCGCCCAGGTCAAGGTCCGAGAAGGTCAGAACTCCCTGCGTTCTCGATTGCGTCGCTGGAACCTCGCCGCTGACAGTGACATGTAGCTACCAGTAATGACCCATGGGGCCCGACCGGCACTCAAATGAGCGAGATTGCTCAAATGACGTACAACACGTATGTAATACCCTCCCTGCGCATTGCTCAACTACCTTGTGTGTGATGGGAAGTACTGACTTGGCATGACGCGATTAGATCCACCGAGTTCTACGAGATTATGGACATGATCGATAAGCGTCTCAACGACAAGGGGAAGAATTGGCGTCACGTACTTAAAGCCCTCAAGGTTCTGGATTATTGTCTTCATGAGGGTTCAGAACTTGTCGTTACATGGGCTCGACAGAGTATTTATATTATCAAGACTCTGCGAGAGTTCCAATATGTTGACGAAGACGGTCGCGATGTCGGACAAAATGGTCAGTATTTGTATATGTGCCGTTTAAAGCTGCCACTAATACCCAGCTAGTCCGAGTTGCTGCTAAGGAGTTAACTTCACTCATTTTGGACGAAGAGAGACTGCGGGCCGAGCGAAGCGACCGAAGATCCTGGAAGTCGCGCGTTACTGGCCTTGAGGAATTTGCTCCTCAGCATGCTGAGCCTGTGAACCACGGAACCCGACGACAGCAGCCGAGACGACAAATGaacgaagaggaagacgcTGAGTACCGTCTAGCTCTGGAGGCAAGCAAGTAtcaggaggaggaagacagGAAGAAGCGCGAAAGTCGACAGAACGGAccagatgacgatgacgattTGGCGAAAGCAATCAAGCTTagtgaggaagaggaagaacgAAGGCGCAGGGAACTCGAGAACAGCAACGCTGCCTCTCTTTTCGACGACGATCCTactcctcagcagcaaaCCAGCCAGCCACAGTACACTGGCTTCAACCAAGGATACCAGCAAGGAAACCCTGTTGACTTCTTTGCCAACCCTATTGAGCAGAACCAACCTCAGCCAACTGGCTACATGAACAACGCCTATACTGGATTCCAGCAGACCCAACCCACTGGATTCCAGCCAAACTACAACACCGGTTTCAACGGCCAGCAGACA
This genomic interval carries:
- a CDS encoding ENTH domain-containing protein, translating into MSKVMRSVKNVTKGYSSAQVKVREATSNDPWGPTGTQMSEIAQMTYNTSTEFYEIMDMIDKRLNDKGKNWRHVLKALKVLDYCLHEGSELVVTWARQSIYIIKTLREFQYVDEDGRDVGQNVRVAAKELTSLILDEERLRAERSDRRSWKSRVTGLEEFAPQHAEPVNHGTRRQQPRRQMNEEEDAEYRLALEASKYQEEEDRKKRESRQNGPDDDDDLAKAIKLSEEEEERRRRELENSNAASLFDDDPTPQQQTSQPQYTGFNQGYQQGNPVDFFANPIEQNQPQPTGYMNNAYTGFQQTQPTGFQPNYNTGFNGQQTGMGFDPYGQQQQQNQQGFQPQPTGFNPYLQQQQQQPQQQSFSSPASPEPTLQPGSNNPWATNNSQQQLQPTPTGSNNPFAQFSRPQSARPNPISSLGALPEQKSLNSFGSQPQTQPQLQQQNSFPLQSQNSFPQSQPSFAAPQKEMNEHETRLNTLLASGDGMDTFGNTGNLRIPAQHTAPGTFVNSAGAGVARINAEATGNNPFLRQQFTGMPTVNYGAQMPAATGPAGMNGQTNNPFAHQQAPQQQQQNHDLIQF